The Manis javanica isolate MJ-LG chromosome 4, MJ_LKY, whole genome shotgun sequence genome contains a region encoding:
- the TINAGL1 gene encoding tubulointerstitial nephritis antigen-like: protein MWRCPAGPLLSLLLAGELALGAQRGRWRRELAPALHLRGIRDAGGRYCQEQDLCCRGRADDCALPYLGATCYCDLFCNRTVSDCCPDFWDFCLGVPPPFPPIQGCIHGGRIYPVWGTYWDNCNRCTCQEKGQWECDQEPCLVDQDMINAINQGNYGWWAGNHSAFWGMTLNEGIRYRLGTIRPSPSVSNMNEIHTVLGPGEVLPTAFEASEKWPNLIHEPLDQGNCAGSWAFSTAAVASDRVSIHSLGHMTPVLSPQNLLSCDTHNQQGCHGGRLDGAWWFLRRRGVVSDHCYPFSGREQNEAGQAPRCMMHSRAVGRGKRQATARCPNSHVHDNDIYQVTPAYRLGTSEKEIMKELMENGPVQALMEVHEDFFLYQGGIYRHTPVSLGRPERYRRHGTHSVKITGWGEETLPDGRTLKYWTAANSWGPAWGERGHFRIVRGANECDIESFVLGVWGRVGMEDMGHH, encoded by the exons ATGTGGCGATGTCCAGCGGGGCCGCTGCTGTCGCTGCTGCTGGCGGGCGAGCTGGCTCTGGGTGCCCAGCGGGGTCGTTGGCGCCGGGAGCTAGCACCGGCACTGCATCTGCGGGGCATCCGGGATGCGGGAGGCAGGTACTGCCAGGAGCAGGACCTGTGCTGCCGCGGCCGCGCTGATGACTGCGCCCTGCCTTACCTGGGCGCTACCTGTTACTGTGACCTCTTCTGCAACCGCACCGTCTCCGACTGCTGCCCTGACTTCTGGGACTTCTGCCTCGGCGTGCCACCCCCCTTTCCCCCCATCCAAG GATGTATACATGGGGGTCGCATCTATCCAGTCTGGGGAACCTACTGGGACAACTGTAACCGTTG CACCTGCCAGGAGAAAGGGCAGTGGGAGTGTGACCAGGAGCCATGCCTGGTGGACCAAGATATGATCAACGCCATCAACCAAGGCAACTACGG GTGGTGGGCTGGGAACCACAGTGCCTTCTGGGGCATGACCCTGAATGAGGGCATTCGCTACCGCCTGGGCACCATCCGCCCATCTCCCTCCGTCTCCAACATGAATGAGATTCAC ACAGTGCTGGGCCCAGGAGAGGTGCTACCCACAGCCTTTGAGGCCTCGGAGAAGTGGCCCAACCTGATCCATGAGCCTCTGGACCAGGGCAACTGTGCAGGCTCCTGGGCCTTCTCCACAGCAG CCGTGGCATCTGATCGTGTCTCAATCCATTCTCTGGGCCACATGACACCTGTCCTGTCACCCCAGAACCTGCTGTCTTGTGACACGCACAACCAGCAGGGCTGCCATGGTGGACGTCTCGATGGTGCCTGGTGGTTCCTGCGACGTCGAGG GGTTGTGTCTGACCACTGCTACCCATTCTCGGGCCGTGAGCAGAACGAGGCTGGCCAGGCGCCCCGCTGCATGATGCACAGCCGGGCCGTGGGCCGGGGCAAGCGCCAGGCCACTGCCCGCTGTCCCAATAGCCATGTCCATGACAATGACATCTACCAGGTCACTCCTGCCTACCGCCTTGGTACCAGT gaGAAGGAGATCATGAAGGAGCTGATGGAGAATGGCCCTGTCCAAG CCCTCATGGAGGTGCACGAGGACTTCTTCCTGTACCAAGGAGGCATCTACAGACACACACCAGTGAGCCTTGGGAGGCCAGAGCGATACCGCAGGCATGGGACCCACTCGGTCAAGATCACAGG gtggggagaggagacGCTGCCCGATGGAAGGACGCTCAAATACTGG ACCGCGGCCAACTCTTGGGGCCCAGCCTGGGGCGAGAGGGGCCACTTCCGCATCGTGCGCGGTGCCAACGAGTGCGACATCGAGAGCTTCGTGCTGGGCGTCTGGGGCCGCGTGGGCATGGAGGACATGGGTCACCACTGA